One Gemmatimonadaceae bacterium genomic window carries:
- a CDS encoding Rrf2 family transcriptional regulator translates to MRITTWAEYGLICALHLARRAGTGPVTGRDIATREHLPADYVEQILLRMRRAGIVDSTRGARGGYALSRDAASISVRDVIQASELTTFDLHCVSHPVDSVRCGDSESCSIRPVWLLLQQRIDEVLEGVKLSDLLADESVVRERVGLPPFRVDTVVRAGALPVLQR, encoded by the coding sequence ATGCGCATTACTACCTGGGCCGAGTACGGGCTGATCTGCGCGCTGCATCTGGCGCGTCGTGCGGGCACGGGACCCGTCACCGGCCGTGACATCGCAACGCGTGAACACCTTCCGGCGGACTATGTCGAGCAGATTCTGCTGCGCATGCGTCGGGCCGGTATCGTCGATAGCACGCGGGGCGCTCGGGGGGGCTACGCGTTGTCCCGTGACGCAGCGTCCATTTCGGTGCGGGATGTCATTCAGGCCTCGGAACTGACCACGTTCGACCTCCATTGTGTTTCGCATCCCGTCGATTCTGTCCGCTGCGGCGATTCGGAGAGTTGCAGCATTCGCCCCGTCTGGCTGCTGCTGCAGCAGCGAATTGATGAGGTGCTTGAGGGCGTGAAGCTGAGTGACTTGCTGGCGGATGAATCGGTGGTGCGGGAGCGAGTGGGACTCCCCCCCTTTCGTGTCGACACCGTCGTCCGCGCTGGCGCACTACCCGTGTTGCAGCGCTGA
- the smpB gene encoding SsrA-binding protein SmpB, producing the protein MATTDTDDPIEMIARNKRARHDYEILDTWETGIVLTGTEVKALREGRANLTDAFGVVKDGEVYLLNLHIGSYGQGNMFNHEATRTRKLLLHRREIRRLIGAVERQGLTLVPLDLYFVRGRVKARLALVRGKQQHDKREDLKKRDAQMEIARALRSR; encoded by the coding sequence ATGGCGACCACTGACACCGACGACCCGATCGAGATGATCGCGCGGAACAAACGCGCGCGTCACGACTACGAAATCCTCGATACCTGGGAGACGGGCATTGTGCTCACCGGGACCGAGGTCAAGGCGTTGCGCGAAGGGCGCGCCAACCTGACAGATGCCTTTGGCGTCGTGAAGGACGGGGAGGTCTATCTGCTCAATCTGCACATCGGCTCGTATGGGCAGGGCAACATGTTCAACCATGAGGCCACCCGGACGCGCAAGCTGTTGTTGCATCGACGCGAGATTCGGCGGCTGATCGGCGCCGTGGAGCGTCAAGGGCTGACGCTGGTGCCGCTTGATCTCTATTTCGTGCGGGGGCGCGTGAAGGCGCGCCTGGCGCTGGTACGGGGCAAGCAGCAGCACGACAAGCGCGAAGACCTCAAGAAGCGCGACGCGCAGATGGAAATCGCGCGGGCGCTTCGGTCGCGATAG
- a CDS encoding N-acetylmuramoyl-L-alanine amidase, producing MLLTALGCALQLAVALPKALPVVFGDRRRSVPVVAHPDGGVALRADLLGEAIGGQFTADGGVRYHLQVANVRIDVETGSALVRVDRDTLPLTSSIYRKAGVVYVPLAFASELLPRVVSGVLYDGDRGELRRFGSVTARRAPSVSPSVSPSGSASGSPSVAAPREPMTAGPSGAGRPQGLRQRVVVVDAGHGGVDKGMSGPIGAPRKVYEKDITLAVAREVKAALERRGIAVVMTRKSDTLIALGDRGRIANQAKGDLFMSVHVNAANPRWNEPGGARGFETYFLAEAKTEDERRVEAMENEAIKFETSAETTRDDPLGFIIRDMAQNEHLRESSRLADLVQSGLRKVHPGPNRGVKQAGFMVLVKAFMPAVLVEVGFGSNRSESAYMTNPDSQRALAEALADAAEAFLAQYERKVGGGS from the coding sequence ATGCTGCTGACTGCGCTGGGTTGTGCCCTGCAACTGGCGGTTGCGCTGCCGAAGGCGCTGCCGGTGGTATTCGGCGATCGGCGCCGATCCGTACCTGTGGTGGCCCACCCGGACGGCGGGGTGGCCTTGCGCGCCGACCTGCTGGGAGAAGCCATTGGTGGCCAGTTCACGGCTGACGGCGGCGTTCGGTACCACCTGCAGGTCGCGAACGTGCGCATCGACGTCGAGACCGGAAGCGCGCTGGTGCGGGTGGACCGGGATACCCTGCCGCTGACCTCATCGATCTATCGCAAGGCCGGTGTGGTGTACGTGCCACTCGCGTTCGCCAGCGAGCTCCTGCCGCGCGTCGTCAGCGGCGTGCTGTACGATGGCGATCGGGGAGAACTGCGACGATTCGGCAGCGTCACCGCGCGTCGCGCGCCCAGCGTATCGCCCAGCGTATCGCCCAGCGGATCGGCCAGCGGATCGCCCAGCGTTGCCGCGCCTCGTGAACCGATGACGGCGGGTCCGTCTGGGGCGGGGCGCCCCCAGGGCCTGCGACAGCGAGTGGTGGTCGTGGATGCCGGACATGGCGGCGTCGACAAGGGCATGTCCGGGCCCATTGGCGCGCCGCGAAAAGTGTACGAGAAGGACATCACGCTGGCGGTGGCGCGGGAAGTCAAGGCGGCGCTCGAACGTCGCGGGATTGCGGTCGTCATGACGCGCAAATCAGACACACTGATCGCGCTCGGCGACCGTGGCCGAATCGCGAATCAGGCGAAGGGCGACCTGTTCATGTCGGTACATGTCAACGCCGCGAATCCTCGGTGGAACGAGCCGGGTGGTGCCCGCGGGTTCGAGACGTATTTCCTCGCCGAGGCGAAGACCGAGGATGAACGACGGGTCGAGGCGATGGAAAACGAAGCCATCAAATTCGAGACGTCGGCCGAGACCACGCGTGACGATCCGCTGGGATTCATCATCCGGGACATGGCGCAGAACGAACATTTGCGCGAGTCGTCTCGTTTGGCCGATCTGGTCCAGTCGGGATTGCGAAAGGTGCATCCCGGCCCCAATCGTGGCGTCAAGCAGGCCGGCTTCATGGTGCTGGTGAAGGCATTCATGCCAGCGGTGCTGGTTGAAGTCGGATTCGGCAGCAACCGGAGTGAATCCGCGTACATGACCAACCCTGACAGTCAGCGCGCACTGGCCGAGGCGCTGGCCGACGCCGCCGAGGCGTTCCTGGCCCAGTACGAACGAAAGGTCGGGGGCGGCTCCTGA